aagagaaaaagaaagggatgGTAAAGAATCATCACAGCGCCTCTCTCTTTTACCCGCTCAACTTTTCATTGAACATATAGTAAGTAGTGTTACCATCTTGCAAGATCTTTAGGTAAACATCCTTTCCTACCCTGAAGCTCCTCTTCAGCTTTGGATTCATTCCTTCCAATTTTCGCTTTTGATCCAACGTTCCGCCTTACACAAACACAGTACAGTATTTGATCTCCTCATCCCTATTGCCCGCCACCTCCTCTGTACAATTACAAACAAAAAGCTAACAACGTATTTGCAATTTGGAATTCTTCCttctttccttccttccttccttccttccttccttccttttaGGACTCTACTAGTACTACTAtttatcctttctttttctcaattaCCAATCTAaatttctccctctccctctctctctctctctctacacacacacacacacacacacacacacacacacactgacACACACACACTAACGCTAGTATTATCCTATATTTGAGATGGATGATCAGTTGTTTGTTAGTAGAGAGTAGTATCATCTCCACCAAACGCAGCACCAAAAGGCCACGAATGCAATTACCCCAGAAGCCACGCACATTACATCCAATGCCCCTTCTGACCTCATCTTTCGCTCTTTTCTTTCACTCTTCATTCCCACGTACTCCTCGTACCTCCTCCTCCCTTCCTCTCCTCTATTTCTCGCTTTTCCCCTTTTGCCCTCCAGAGCCCTGTGCAAAATGACCAGGCTGTCCTTCCCATTCAAGTGCATCCCGTCCATGTCCTCCATCTCCATGCTCACCTCCCTCACCCGCATCCCCCCTCCCTCCAACTTCCCGCACGTCACCACCACCCCGCACTGCACGTGACCCCTCGCCGGCCCCTTATGATCACCCACCAGGATTGACGCAAACCGCAACTGCACCTCCCCGCTCAACCAGTGCCGCTGCACCGCAACGGGCTTGTGGGATGACAAGTTCACCGCTCGCCTCCCGGCTGGGTCTATCAAAATCCAGCTCAGCGTCATGTCTTCCATCAGGGACGTCCCGCTGTCGTTGTCTCCCTCCGGGTGTTTTATTGGTGCGGGGACCACGTCCTTGGGTTCCAGCAGGTCAATTCTAAAAGGAGAGCACCGGAACCACCCGGTCACGGTCTCCGT
The Coffea arabica cultivar ET-39 chromosome 6c, Coffea Arabica ET-39 HiFi, whole genome shotgun sequence genome window above contains:
- the LOC113691309 gene encoding probable F-box protein At2g36090; the encoded protein is MNPTSKPLLPSSDSSTAKTDDQGGATPNFSMLHPDIIESHILTRLDGPSLATTSCSSATLHRLSAQEHLWSQICRSTWPSTALPRVSRLISAFPDGGPRAFFANSFPLPLPDPTPAASRSPQPSELISAVDIYYRSELILAKVEETETVTGWFRCSPFRIDLLEPKDVVPAPIKHPEGDNDSGTSLMEDMTLSWILIDPAGRRAVNLSSHKPVAVQRHWLSGEVQLRFASILVGDHKGPARGHVQCGVVVTCGKLEGGGMRVREVSMEMEDMDGMHLNGKDSLVILHRALEGKRGKARNRGEEGRRRYEEYVGMKSERKERKMRSEGALDVMCVASGVIAFVAFWCCVWWR